The following are encoded together in the Lepidochelys kempii isolate rLepKem1 chromosome 7, rLepKem1.hap2, whole genome shotgun sequence genome:
- the VPS51 gene encoding vacuolar protein sorting-associated protein 51 homolog codes for MSAPQGGPLPGPAEPGSEAPGGKRRPHGMLKLYYGLPDPAGEARGGLAPGGDPGGPTDINGAHFDPEVFLTKLRKECSLAQLMDCETDMVKQIRALDSDMQTLVYENYNKFISATDTIRKMKNDFKKMEDEMDCLAANMAVITEFSACISSTLQDQHEQITKLSGVHTLLRKLQFLFELPARLTKCVELEAYGQAVRYYSKARSILHQYQHMPSFQGIQDDCQKIMASLAQKLREKFRDGGSGAKDLAECVELLLQLDEPAEELCDEFLSHACCRLEAELEALEAELGQPGGAPITDILEFIDRGCNIFVSNMCLVIASYQELFVSREGVQSITRMAQDKLVAFVNSLMETYFSLVERRIQLEKGVGDNSLLVRALDRFHRRLQALAKLLPASNVAAEGTEIVVRAAKERIRQYLLALQSFYQDCLTDVRQSLAAPRLAGKESPNLAELLGTISASVLNQIKSVLTYVHLFTAKDITFSNKPYFKGEFCSQGVREGLIVGFIKSICQTARQFCESTGDKGGSTPPALLLLLSRLCLDYETSTISYILTLTDEQFLVQDHSPITPVTSLCAEAREAAQRLLNHYVKVQGLIISQMLRKSVETRDWVNTIEPRNVRAVMKRVVEDTTSIDVQVGLLYEEGVRKAQSSDSSKRTFSVYSSSRQQSRYAPSYTPSAPLDTNLLSNIQKLFSERIDIFSPVEFNKVSVLTGIIKISLKTFLECVRLRTFGRYGLQQIQVDCYYLQLYLWRFVCDENLVHFLLDEIVGSTAHRCLDPVPMEQSVIEVICERG; via the exons ATGTCAGCTCCCCAGGGGGGTCCCCTGCCGGGCCCGGCCGAGCCCGGCTCGGAGGCGCCGGGCGGGAAGCGGCGGCCGCACGGGATGCTGAAGCTCTACTACGGGCTGCCGGACCCGGCGGGGGAGGCTCGGGGCGGCCTGGCCCCAGGCGGGGATCCCGGGGGACCGACTGACATCAATGGGGCGCACTTCGACCCGGAAGTGTTCCTCACTAAG CTGCGGAAGGAGTGCTCACTAGCCCAGCTTATGGACTGTGAGACTGACATGGTAAAGCAGATCCGCGCCCTGGACAGTGACATGCAGACCCTGGTCTATGAGAACTACAACAAGTTCATCTCAGCCACAG ACACAATCCGCAAGATGAAGAATGACTTCAAGAAGATGGAGGACGAGATGGATTGCCTGGCTGCCAACATGGCTGTCATCACGGAGTTCAGTGCCTGCATCAGCAGCACTCTCCAGGACCAGCACGAGCAGATCACCAAGCTCTCGG GGGTCCACACGCTCCTGCGCAAGCTGCAGTTCCTCTTTGAGCTGCCTGCCCGCCTCACCAAGTGTGTGGAACTGGAGGCCTATGGACAGGCAGTGCGCTACTACAGCAAAGCCCGCTCTATCCTGCACCAGTACCAGCACATGCCCTCCTTCCAGGGCATCCAGGATGACTGCCAGAAGATCATGGCCAGCCTGGCACAGAAGCTGCGGGAGAAATTCAG GGATGGGGGCTCTGGGGCAAAGGACCTGGCTGAGTGCGTGgaactgctgctgcagctggatGAACCCGCAGAGGAGCTGTGTGACGAGTTCCTTTCACATGCCTGCTGCCGGTTGGAGGCTGAGCTGGAGGCCCTagaagcagagctggggcagccaGGTGGTGCCCCTATCACTGACATCCTGGAGTTCATCGACCGTGGCTGCAACATCTTTGTCAGCAACATGTGCCTGGTGATCGCCTCCTACCAGGAGCTCTTTGTCAGCCGAGAAGGGGTGCAGAGCATCACCCGCATGGCGCAGGACAAGCTGGTGGCCTTCGTCAACTCCCTCATGGAGACATACTTCTCCCTGGTGGAGCGGCGCATCCAGTTGGAGAAAGGGGTCGGGGACAACTCACTGCTGGTGCGGGCCCTGGATCGCTTCCATCGGCGCCTACAAGCCCTGGCCAAGCTGCTGCCAGCCTCCAACGTGGCAGCAGAGGGCACAGAGATTGTGGTGCGGGCCGCCAAGGAGCGCATCCGCCAGTACCTGCTGGCCCTGCAGAGCTTCTACCAGGACTGTCTGACAGATGTGCGCCAGTCACTAGCTGCCCCACGCCTGGCAGGCAAGGAGAGCCCCAACCTGGCTGAGCTTCTGGGCACCATCTCGGCCTCTGTCCTTAACCAGATCAAGTCAGTGCTTACCTACGTTCACCTTTTCACAGCGAAGGACATCACCTTCTCCAACAAGCCCTATTTTAAG GGTGAGTTCTGCAGTCAGGGTGTCCGCGAGGGCCTGATCGTCGGCTTCATCAAGTCCATCTGCCAGACGGCACGGCAGTTCTGTGAGAGCACGGGGGACAAGGGTGGCTCCACTCCCCCggccctgctgctcctgctctcccGCCTCTGCCTGGACTATGAGACCTCCACCATCAGCTACATTCTCACCCTGACCGATGAGCAGTTCCTAGTGCAG GATCACTCCCCCATCACCCCAGTTACCAGCCTGTGTGCGGAGGCCCGCGAGGCAGCCCAGAGGCTGCTCAATCACTACGTGAAGGTGCAGGGGCTGATCATCTCGCAGATGCTGCGCAAGAGCGTGGAGACACGCGACTGGGTCAACACCATTGAGCCGCGCAACGTGCGGGCCGTCATGAAGAGGGTGGTGGAGGACACCACCTCCATCGACGTGCAG GTGGGGCTCCTGTACGAGGAGGGCGTCCGCAAGGCCCAGAGCAGCGACTCCAGCAAGAGGACTTTCTCCGTGTACAGCAGCTCCCGGCAGCAGAGCCGCTACGCACCCAGCTACACGCCCAG TGCCCCCCTGGACACTAACCTCCTGAGTAACATTCAGAAGCTGTTCTCTGAGCGCATCGACATCTTCAGCCCCGTGGAGTTCAACAAG gTCTCCGTCCTGACTGGCATAATCAAGATCAGCCTGAAGACCTTCCTGGAATGCGTGCGGCTGCGGACCTTTGGGCGCTATGGCCTGCAGCAGATCCAGGTGGACTGCTACTATCTACAGCTTTACCTGTGGCGCTTTGTCTGCGATGAGAACCTGGTGCACTTCCTGCTAGATGAAATCGTGGGCAGCACAGCCCACCGCTGCCTGGACCCTGTGCCCATGGAGCAGAGTGTCATTGAGGTCATCTGTGAGAGGGGCTGA